One segment of Panthera leo isolate Ple1 chromosome A3, P.leo_Ple1_pat1.1, whole genome shotgun sequence DNA contains the following:
- the GGT7 gene encoding glutathione hydrolase 7 isoform X1: MAAENEASQESALGAYSPVDYMSITSFPRLPEDEPAPAAPLRGRKDEDAFLGDPDTDPDSFLKSARLQRLPSTSSEMGSQDGSPLRETRKDPFSAAAAECSCRQDGLTVIVTACLTFATGVTVALVMQIYFGDPQIFHQGAVVTDAAHCTSLGIEVLSKQGSSVDAAVAAALCLGIVAPHSSGLGGGGVMLVHDIRRNESHLIDFRESAPGALREEALQRSWETKPGLLVGVPGMVKGLHEAHQLYGRLPWSQVLAFAAAVAQDGFNVTHDLARALAEQPPPNASERFRETFLPLGHPPLPGSLLRRPDLAAVLDVLGTSGPTAFYAGGNLTLEMVAEAQHAGGVITEEDFSNYSALVENPVCGVYRGHLVLSPPPPHTGPALISALNILEGFNLTTLVSREQALHWVAETLKIALALASRLGDPVYDSTITESMDDMLSKVEAAYLRGHINDSQAAPAPLLPVYELDGAPTAAQVLIMGPDDFIVAMVSSLNRPFGSGLITPSGILLNSQMLDFSWPNRTANHSAPSLENSVQPGKRPLSFLLPTVVRPAEGLCGTYLALGANGAARGLSGLTQVLLNVLTLNRNLSDSLAHGRLHPDLQSNLLQVDSEFTEEEIEFLEARGHHVEKVDVLSWVHGSRRTNNFIIGVKDPRSPDAAGATIL, from the exons ATGGCGGCGGAGAACGAGGCCAGTCAGGAGAGCGCCCTGGGCGCTTACTCGCCCGTGGATTACATGAGCATCACCAGCTTCCCGAGGCTGCCGGAGGACGAGCCGGCGCCCGCGGCCCCTCTGAGGGGCCGCAAGGACGAGGACGCCTTCCTGGGAGACCCCGATACCG ACCCGGACTCCTTCCTGAAGTCTGCGCGGCTGCAGCGGCTGCCTTCGACGTCGTCGGAGATGGGCAGCCAGGACGGGTCGCCGCTGCGGGAGACACGCAAGGACCCGTTCTCTGCGGCAGCGGCCGAGTGCTCCTGCCGCCAGGACGGGCTCACAGTCATCGTCACGGCCTGCCTCACTTTTGCCACGGGTGTCACTGTGGCGCTTGTCATGCAAATTTACTTCGGGGACCCTCAG ATCTTTCACCAGGGTGCGGTGGTGACTGATGCTGCCCATTGCACATCGCTGGGCAtcgaggtgctcagtaaacaggGATCTTCCGTGGATGCCGCTGTGGCAGCAGCCCTGTGCTTGGGGATCGTGGCTCCACACAGTTCTGGCCTGGGCGG TGGCGGCGTGATGCTGGTACATGACATCCGAAGAAATGAGAGCCACCTAATTGACTTCCGGGAGTCTGCACCAGGGGCCCTCAGGGAAGAGGCCCTGCAGAGATCCTGGGAAACCAAG CCTGGGCTCTTGGTGGGGGTCCCCGGAATGGTGAAGGGGCTACATGAAGCTCACCAGCTCTATGGCAG GCTGCCATGGTCCCAAGTCCTGGCCTTCGCAGCAGCTGTGGCCCAAGATGGCTTCAACGTGACCCATGATCTAG CCCGAGCCCTGGCCGAACAGCCTCCGCCCAATGCATCTGAGCGTTTCCGTGAGACATTCCTGCCATTGGGCCACCCGCCACTACCTGGCTCACTGCTGCGTCGGCCTGACCTGGCTGCAGTGCTGGATGTGCTGGGCACCTCTGGCCCCACCGCCTTCTACGCAGGAGGCAATCTTACACTGGAGATGGTGGCTGAG GCTCAACATGCAGGGGGTGTCATAACTGAGGAGGATTTCAGCAACTACAGTGCCCTCGTGGAGAATCCTGTGTGTGGCGTCTACAGAG gccACCTGGTTCTcagtcccccacccccgcatACAGGGCCTGCCCTCATCAGTGCTCTCAACATCCTTGAAGGCTTCAATCTTACCACCCTGGTGTCCCGGGAACAGGCTCTTCACTGGGTGGCAGAG ACCCTGAAGATTGCATTAGCCCTGGCCAGCAGACTGGGAGATCCTGTCTACGATTCTACCATCACTGAGAGCATGGATGACATGCTCAG CAAGGTGGAAGCTGCGTACCTCCGGGGCCACATCAATGACTCCCAGGCGGCTCCTGCTCCACTCCTGCCTGTCTACGAGCTGGATGGGGCTCCCACGGCTGCCCAGGTGCTGATCATGGGCCCTGATGACTTTATCGTGGCCATGGTCAG ctccctgaACCGACCCTTTGGCAGTGGCCTCATCACTCCCTCGGGGATCCTGCTCAACAGCCAGATGCTAGACTTCTCCTGGCCCAACAGGACTGCTAACCACTCTGCTCCCAGCCTG GAGAATTCGGTGCAGCCAGGGAAGCGACCACTGTCTTTCCTGCTGCCCACTGTGGTCCGGCCGGCAGAGGGGCTCTGTGGGACCTACCTCGCACTGGGGGCCAATGGAGCTGCCCGGGGCCTCAGCGGCCTGACCCAG GTTTTGCTGAATGTCCTGACCTTGAACCGGAACCTGAGTGACAGCCTGGCTCATGGCCGTCTGCATCCAGACCTGCAGTCTAACCTTCTGCAGGTGGACA GTGAGTTCACAGAGGAAGAGATTGAGTTCCTGGAAGCCAGGGGTCACCATGTGGAGAAGGTAGATGTCTTATCCTGGGTCCATGGCAGCCGGAGAACCAACAACTTCATCATTGGTGTGAAAGACCCTCGGAGCCCAGACGCAGCTGGAGCCACCATCCTGTAG
- the GGT7 gene encoding glutathione hydrolase 7 isoform X2, whose protein sequence is MAAENEASQESALGAYSPVDYMSITSFPRLPEDEPAPAAPLRGRKDEDAFLGDPDTDPDSFLKSARLQRLPSTSSEMGSQDGSPLRETRKDPFSAAAAECSCRQDGLTVIVTACLTFATGVTVALVMQIYFGDPQIFHQGAVVTDAAHCTSLGIEVLSKQGSSVDAAVAAALCLGIVAPHSSGLGGGGVMLVHDIRRNESHLIDFRESAPGALREEALQRSWETKPGLLVGVPGMVKGLHEAHQLYGRLPWSQVLAFAAAVAQDGFNVTHDLARALAEQPPPNASERFRETFLPLGHPPLPGSLLRRPDLAAVLDVLGTSGPTAFYAGGNLTLEMVAEAQHAGGVITEEDFSNYSALVENPVCGVYRGHLVLSPPPPHTGPALISALNILEGFNLTTLVSREQALHWVAETLKIALALASRLGDPVYDSTITESMDDMLSKVEAAYLRGHINDSQAAPAPLLPVYELDGAPTAAQVLIMGPDDFIVAMVSSLNRPFGSGLITPSGILLNSQMLDFSWPNRTANHSAPSLENSVQPGKRPLSFLLPTVVRPAEGLCGTYLALGANGAARGLSGLTQVLLNVLTLNRNLSDSLAHGRLHPDLQSNLLQVSSQRKRLSSWKPGVTMWRR, encoded by the exons ATGGCGGCGGAGAACGAGGCCAGTCAGGAGAGCGCCCTGGGCGCTTACTCGCCCGTGGATTACATGAGCATCACCAGCTTCCCGAGGCTGCCGGAGGACGAGCCGGCGCCCGCGGCCCCTCTGAGGGGCCGCAAGGACGAGGACGCCTTCCTGGGAGACCCCGATACCG ACCCGGACTCCTTCCTGAAGTCTGCGCGGCTGCAGCGGCTGCCTTCGACGTCGTCGGAGATGGGCAGCCAGGACGGGTCGCCGCTGCGGGAGACACGCAAGGACCCGTTCTCTGCGGCAGCGGCCGAGTGCTCCTGCCGCCAGGACGGGCTCACAGTCATCGTCACGGCCTGCCTCACTTTTGCCACGGGTGTCACTGTGGCGCTTGTCATGCAAATTTACTTCGGGGACCCTCAG ATCTTTCACCAGGGTGCGGTGGTGACTGATGCTGCCCATTGCACATCGCTGGGCAtcgaggtgctcagtaaacaggGATCTTCCGTGGATGCCGCTGTGGCAGCAGCCCTGTGCTTGGGGATCGTGGCTCCACACAGTTCTGGCCTGGGCGG TGGCGGCGTGATGCTGGTACATGACATCCGAAGAAATGAGAGCCACCTAATTGACTTCCGGGAGTCTGCACCAGGGGCCCTCAGGGAAGAGGCCCTGCAGAGATCCTGGGAAACCAAG CCTGGGCTCTTGGTGGGGGTCCCCGGAATGGTGAAGGGGCTACATGAAGCTCACCAGCTCTATGGCAG GCTGCCATGGTCCCAAGTCCTGGCCTTCGCAGCAGCTGTGGCCCAAGATGGCTTCAACGTGACCCATGATCTAG CCCGAGCCCTGGCCGAACAGCCTCCGCCCAATGCATCTGAGCGTTTCCGTGAGACATTCCTGCCATTGGGCCACCCGCCACTACCTGGCTCACTGCTGCGTCGGCCTGACCTGGCTGCAGTGCTGGATGTGCTGGGCACCTCTGGCCCCACCGCCTTCTACGCAGGAGGCAATCTTACACTGGAGATGGTGGCTGAG GCTCAACATGCAGGGGGTGTCATAACTGAGGAGGATTTCAGCAACTACAGTGCCCTCGTGGAGAATCCTGTGTGTGGCGTCTACAGAG gccACCTGGTTCTcagtcccccacccccgcatACAGGGCCTGCCCTCATCAGTGCTCTCAACATCCTTGAAGGCTTCAATCTTACCACCCTGGTGTCCCGGGAACAGGCTCTTCACTGGGTGGCAGAG ACCCTGAAGATTGCATTAGCCCTGGCCAGCAGACTGGGAGATCCTGTCTACGATTCTACCATCACTGAGAGCATGGATGACATGCTCAG CAAGGTGGAAGCTGCGTACCTCCGGGGCCACATCAATGACTCCCAGGCGGCTCCTGCTCCACTCCTGCCTGTCTACGAGCTGGATGGGGCTCCCACGGCTGCCCAGGTGCTGATCATGGGCCCTGATGACTTTATCGTGGCCATGGTCAG ctccctgaACCGACCCTTTGGCAGTGGCCTCATCACTCCCTCGGGGATCCTGCTCAACAGCCAGATGCTAGACTTCTCCTGGCCCAACAGGACTGCTAACCACTCTGCTCCCAGCCTG GAGAATTCGGTGCAGCCAGGGAAGCGACCACTGTCTTTCCTGCTGCCCACTGTGGTCCGGCCGGCAGAGGGGCTCTGTGGGACCTACCTCGCACTGGGGGCCAATGGAGCTGCCCGGGGCCTCAGCGGCCTGACCCAG GTTTTGCTGAATGTCCTGACCTTGAACCGGAACCTGAGTGACAGCCTGGCTCATGGCCGTCTGCATCCAGACCTGCAGTCTAACCTTCTGCAG GTGAGTTCACAGAGGAAGAGATTGAGTTCCTGGAAGCCAGGGGTCACCATGTGGAGAAGGTAG
- the LOC122215197 gene encoding proline-rich protein HaeIII subfamily 1-like translates to MTKQKLNIQSSDTDQRLAFYVPFLHNKHLEQKEHLLKLQVQSQKGPEDNFFAQMEPNPTPVLASSPTDSDPVPFGLSVSSPRPRPRPHVRLPPVPRAWSATLCRPRPALHSLSAPDPASRTLPNPGRPPLPPAPPPAGPGPAPQHGDGDTSAAGGAAPGRARTGAVFHCRPAPFSRAGPGRRLLPAEPAGPGPQTPGGPTPYGPASPSPHLSAAPALPGGPRSTGPGRACPPPSVCPSVRPRVRPSVRPSAPGRPQPDPRHHYFDI, encoded by the exons atgacaaaacagaagttGAACATCCAATCTTCAGACACTGATCAGAGATTG GCTTTCTATGTCCCTTTCCTACATAATAAACACCTAGAACAGAAGGAGCATCTCTTAAAACTCCAAGTTCAAAGTCAAAAGGGTCCTGAAGATAACTTCTTTGCACAAATGGAG CCTAACCCAACTCCAGTCCTGGCCTCCAGCCCCACGGACTCCGATCCAGTTCCGTTTGGACTCAGTGTCTCTTCTCCTCGACCCCGGCCACGACCCCACGTTCGGCTCCCGCCAGTTCCTCGGGCCTGGAGCGCCACCCTGTGCAGACCCCGGCCGGCCCTGCACTCCCTCAGCGCCCCAGACCCCGCGTCTCGCACCCTCCCCAACCCCGGCCGGCCCCCGCTCCCTCCAGCACCCCCGCCCGCAGGCCCGGGGCCCGCTCCCCAACATGGCGACGGGGACACGAGCGCCGCGGGCGGGGCGGCTCCGGGCCGGGCCCGCACAGGAGCCGTCTTCCACTGCCGGCCGGCGCCATTTTCCCGCGCCGGGCCCGGGCGGCGCCTCCTTCCCGCGGAGCCAGCGGGGCCGGGACCCCAGACGCCCGGCGGGCCCACCCCTTACGGGCCCGCGTCGCCGTCACCTCACCTGAGCGCGGCCCCAGCCCTCCCGGGCGGGCCTCGGAGCACCGGCCCGGGCCGTGCGTGCCCGCCGCCCTCcgtctgtccgtccgtccgtcctcGCGTGCGTCCGTCTGTCCGGCCGTCGGCGCCCGGCCGCCCGCAGCCCGACCCG AGACACCACTATTTTGACATCTAG